In Toxoplasma gondii ME49 chromosome II, whole genome shotgun sequence, the genomic stretch TCGTACAAAGAATGGAGACGTTTCGCATGTTTTCTCAGTCCCTGCTGCGTCGTCGGACAGCGACAGACCATGTCTCGCGCAGcgaaagaagtcgaagaacagcgagaagaagaggaagaggagcaggaagacgaagaggcacaaacgcgaggaagggcagcggaagaggaacaaggagCAGCTGAGAAGCCGAGATGCGTGCGACTGGATTGGCGACGAGAGgcctgagagaggagagcgcgagaagaccgCGAGCACGGCGCCAGTTGATTCTCCACCGAAAGTTCTGCCGAATTTTGCGGGGACAAAAGAGGCCGggccgcagaagaagcagcgagatgcgaagaagagagacgagaagaagaagaagcagcgagatgcgaagacgagagacgagaagcagaagaagcagcgagatgcgaagacgagagacgagaagcagaagagagacgagaagaagaaagacaggaggagTCCGAGTCATGTAGGggggtggagagagaggtggGGAGACgcgtggaggagacaggtcgAAGGACGGTCTCTGACGCGTCGGACGCGAGGAGAGGGCAACAggatggagaagaggaagcgagaaaagaaagaggcgcTGGATACGAGGGGGAAACGGGTGAGCAGGCCTCCTCAACGGACCGGAGAAAGTCAGGAAAAGCCTCCTTCGAAGAAAGCTGCGGAAGTCGCGAGGCGAACTTGAGGCGTGTGGCGCGtcctgccgcctctccaaACTCCTCCATTTTCTTTCgccaaagaagagagcaaacgACTAAGACTTTAGCATCTGTAATAGAAGTCTTTTCACTATTAAGTATTACGAAAGAAAGTCGTTTTAAAATCTTACGTAAAGACAAAGTTTTAGAgtgaagacgcgagagagacgaaacgagagagagcgcctCCAAGACAAAGGAGCTGCGGAGCTGAGACCAAGACGGAACtcacaaacagagagaaaaggcctCGTCCTGCACAGACTCTGCGAAGGGAAGAAACCGTTAAGGACGTCCCTTggaaaggaagcaaagcAGTTTCTTCAGAGGCTTTCCTAACCTCCGTTTTCTGGGGAGGACATTCTGCGCGTTCGCCCAGGTGACCGAGAGCTGCGACAAGAAGGGGAGCTGTCCTGCGTTTCCGGTCTTCGCCCTTCACAGTTTCTGCCCAGAGTGCAGCCGACGTGGACTGACAAGAATCAACAGCACACTgctggaagaaaaaagaatttgcatgcgttggcTTGCAGCTCTTGAAAATCCGAGCAAGCTGAATTTAACGCGTGTATATAATACTCACGAGAATGCTCCTCAAGGTCTGCTGAGACATGTATGTCGACTTCCTGCCTGAAACTCGCCGCGAGTCTCAGCGAGAGGACGCCTTCtccgcgagagacagacgcagcgcGGCTTGTCTTGTttcaagaaagaaaaaggaaattcTACACATCCTCCTCGGTCGTTGCTGCTTCGCCGACGGTGACAGGTTCCCTTGTCGAGACACTGCCAGAGCAAGCTGGGGGCCGCCTTTTCCCttctcgcgcatgcgccgccgGCCAGCTGAATCTTGGCGCAAGTGGAAAaacgtttcgttttcttttttttccggGAAACTGGCACTGTCTTGACACTCCCTCAAGCGAATCGAGAACatgcagaaagaaagcaagaggcgacaggcgagaggcgacaggCAGGACGCTTTTTCATCCGTCGCCTTCAtgttcgtctcctttctcttttctttagATGTGATCCTCTGCCTCCTTACCAGCCTACTCATCTaatttgttcttctctctagcctctccatctctcttacacttcctctcgccttcactcttctctctgtctccttgtatgtcgtctgtttctttccgtcCTCTTGAATTCCGGTCGATCTTCGCCTGTGGTCTCCGCCTAATACCGTCGTCCGTTCTCGCTTTCAGAacttttgtgtttctttctctctcgcctcacATCGCGTCTTCGGCGAAagtctccactcttctcctctccacgtcCTTTATAttcacttcttctttcctccgcaATGCAGCCAAACACTGTTCCTCCCCACCCTATCTTCTCGaatccttcttcctcttctctttatTCGTCTGCTTCTTATCCGCCTTGCGCGCCGAGCGCGtactcttcctctctctctccttgctttTACcctcctgctgcttctccgtcttcttctgctgcttgtACGTCTtattctccgtctccttcgtcctttgcttcttcctccgcgtatcctcggtcttcttctccttcatgcccttctctttctgttcggacttcgtctctccgctctcctccctctgcctctgtctcctttgcttctGCCGCACTGGCAGCGCCCCCACAAGGATCTGCCTCTGGCTCTTCTGGCGGccgagagacacagcgacGAGCGAAGGCCGAAAGCAAAGaagcttcctctctccccgcaAATCGCCGTTCGCCCTCAtcgctctcgcctgtctcttccgtctctgctctccggGATGAGGGAAGCAAGCCGCGACCGCCGTcgccgcgacagagaggccgaAAGAACTCTGCTCTCGCAACCGCCTCTTCACTGCCCAGACACGCTGCCCTCAAGCGGCctcgcagcgaagaagaccgagaaaaagagagagaaggatcTTCCGTTGCTGCTCCGCTGCCTGCTCTCGGTCCGTCTCCCCACAGACAGACTctcccgttcttctctcttcagcaaCATCCTCACGACCAACATGCAAGACATGGAACCTACGGCATCATCGCTCGAGGCGtctgcgaaagagagaaaagcgaagatgCAGGAAACAAACGTGGAAGACAAAACAAAACTCCACAACTCCGAGGCAAGACGCATacgttctcctttctcctcgactcCAGACATAGGCGATCGTAAATCAATATAAAGAAATACACATATAACACACAtacggatatatatatatatatatatatggatatatggATATAGAAATGTAGATACGTGTATGTAAGTGCAATTATTCATCCAGGCAGCCAGTGGTTTTCCCTCGTCTTTCCCACAGATCTGGTTCTGCAACAACATAGAAGTGTCTatttacatgcatatgtatatgtataaatatgtatgtatgtgtgcatgtagtcatgcatgcgtatgAATGCATCTATCcctgtatatgtatatgtatgtatatgtatttatatgcatcTCTTCATCTGTCTGTGTATACTTGTGTGTTGTGAAATATGTAGGTCTTTGTAAACGCATGCATTGTTTGCTTGAATGTATCTTTGACACGGCGTCTCCTTGAATCTGAAcgcttgtttttttctgccttcgcAAGAAGTAGACTTCTGGTGTGCGAGTTCCGTTTgttgtgtttcttctgcgttcttcgggacgtttttctttctgtttccgctgctgtcttccttctctcagaCGACCGCCcattcgtctgcttctcctggcGCTACCGCGATGCCTTTCTGACTCTCTCCACAGATCGCCTCGTCGTCACTGGCCACAAAGTCCGCACACCCTTCccagtgcatgcgaaaaaaacCGCCTGcacagcttctctctccacaagcatgtgactctctctcttcatctgtctctccatgtACCCGCATGGCTAAATACATCTGTTACACGtaaacataaatatatatatatatatatatgcatattaatattaatatatatatatatatatatatgtatatatatgtatatgtatgtgtgtctgtctgagTCGGCATCGATGTGGTGCCGTGCATGCTTTCCTCGATATTTGCATGCGTATGTGTACTGAGATACAGATATAGGTATCCCTTTTTAGCGTTGTTACTTaactacatatatatttatatatatgtacatatatatatatatatatatatattgatagaTAGATTGGTAGATGTACGTGTATATGTCGGTGTGCGTGCTCCAGTTATGGACTCCGTCttgggagagagacagtaTTGGTGCCTCGTTTTCGTTTGCAGGGATGGAGCAGCGCCTTCGCGACGCACTGctcagagaaagacaaatgGTACTTCGAGGTCGAGGTTCTGCCATGTGAGACACAGAATCTGCGTTTCATTGGTTACTCCCAGGAgagccttcctcctctgaaGGCGCACTGGAGGTAagcggttttctctcttgctctcggAAGTCCTCCTTTTCAAGACGCCgtaccttctctctctctgtagctgcgagtcgctgtcttctccgagttccttcctctccccgcGACAAAAGACCGCCGCATGCCCTCCGGTGTGCATCCACCCCAgcgtacacatgcatgcaccacgGCCAGCGGCGCGACCTGACTCTCACCGGCTGGACTGTGTCTCTACATTTTCTTGGCAAGCGTCAACTGAACGGGCAAGAGCGGCGTTCGTACACTCGCACTGGCGGCAGGCTTTCCCTCGGCCTTTTTGCGCAGAGTTGGCTGGGCATGTCGCTACCAGACGTACGACGTTCCGATTGGAGGCAATTTGCACTCGTTTGCGCTCtgcggcgcatgcaacgaaacGCCGATGCTCGCGACAGGCGGTCTGAAGAGACGCCTCGCCGGCGAAGCCTCCTGCCGCGACCTGCCTCTGCTCAGTAAGTGTAGCTGAGGAAAAGGCCTCGAGACTGCAGAGTGCAGCTCTCGCGCCGTTCGCCGGTACAGTGAAAGCACAGAGGGGCGTCCTGTGTAAGGAGCGCGCATAGGAAGCAGGAGGCCgaagtttttttttctgcgagCACTTTGGAAAAAGACGCTGTGACTCTGCGCCCAGTGGCGGAATCTGCAGGGGAGTCGAGTGCAGGAGAAGGTagcgaggggagaaaagaagagagaggattgcacgacggagaaacgcagcagaagaaaaaggagacgaagagacggagaaaggacgagacaggaggactgcaacgacagaaagaagcgaacaaaaaagaagagacagacggtcCCTGCTTCCGAAGAAAGCAGTTGGTCGAGAGACTGCGTCACTGAGGATCAATTCTGCCTGTTCAGAGAAGCCGTcgcggaagaggaaagaacacagatgtttctgcatgcattcggTCGATCCATAAAGGAACTGAGCAACTGGGGAggcgttctgtctccgttttggTGGGGGTGCATGTTTCGAAGCCGCAGTGCGTCTTTTCGCCTGACTTGTTCTTGACGCGGTGTTCACTCAGCTCTGATGTTTGTCTTGCCTTTGCACTCTGttcagaggaaggcgacatCATCGGCTGCTTCTTGACGCTCCACGAGCCGCGCTGGTGGCTGCCCGATCCTCGCAAGGATCCGAAACTCCACGAATTTCTCCAGGGTGAGGACCGCAGAAAAAACCAAGAatttttcctcctttccagGACTCACCACTGCGAACGATcagacgaggaaaagcaggacaaacgagagagacgaaacttCGTCAAAGGACGCGACAtgcccccctcccccccgtATAGGTGGAGAGAGATTGGTGCAGAGAGATATggatatataaatatatctagAGTTCTATTTTTATATTGTTATATATTATATAGTTATAAATTGATATGAACGCCGAGAGAGTCACGTGAGTGTAGAAATGTCGACAAACTGTATGCGCATATTTGAGCAGCCTCAAAAAACGCACTGCTGTTCCTTCTCAATGAGATGTCCAAGCGAGTTCAGATGCATGTCGACTGTGGAGATACTCGTCCAGGTCACGCATTCAAATGTATCGTTTAGTGtttatgcatgcatatatgtgtattttATCTGTATAgccctgcatgcatgtgtagagAGAGGACTGGAAAAATTTATCAGTTGCGTTCCGACGTTTGCACCTCTGCTCATCAGCGGGGATCCTCTGCAGTCCAGACGCTCAGCCTCCGTGCGTCGTCAATGAGGGCGCGTGGATTGAATTTTCTGTCAACGGAGAAAGGTAAGCAAAGACACTCGCATTttaactatatatatatatttatacatatttatatatatttatacatatttatatttatatgtatatatatatatataaatgcatgctCGCTTATGGGGTTGTGCATTCATCACGAGATGCGTAAACGAGTGCATATTTGGATGCATAAAAAGGATTGTAGACTTCCGCGTCTGTTTGCGTGACTTTTATGTGGATGGTCATTTGTCTgcttgtttctgtctgcacATCTGCGAACATTCGCTATGAGAAGGTGGAGCGTCGTTGTCTGCCAGAtagcgaggagagaaaggaaataTACGAGACGCaattcgtctttttctcactTCAGGTTGGGACGCGTCTTCGAAGGCATGATTGGCAACGGCGTTTATCATCCAGCTGTTTCGCTCTACATGGGGGCGAAGCTTCGTCTTAATCCAGGTAGTAGCAGTGAACTGTCCTTCCTCACGTTAtatttcctttcttctctttctgtatGTTCTTCCGGTATAATAGGGGTGTTTGTGTGCTTCAACTTCTTTCGCGGTCTTCTGCGCGCCTTTTCATCTCttgctgttttctctgtctctctgcccctCAACCTTTCTTTGTCgtggtctctctcttcattcGCCTCTCATATATGTTTACACAtttttacatatatatatatatatatatgtatatttatctatatttatatgtatttatatacttcttccttctctctctgtgtttctccaTTTCAGTACCTGTTTGCACGGATATACTTCCTTGTCGCATTCGTCTCTGtactttctctgtttctttggCCTCACTCTCACTCTCGCCTTGGAAAGACtgctccttcgctctctccgaTTTGTTCAGGCCCAAACTTCTCCTTTCCACCTCCGCCATCTGAGGGATTCCAGCCATGCAGCGAAATGCGCCGACCTCACATCCCCTGAAAAAGAGTCAAACGCGGCTTACGCgttcagcgcatgcagtttgcatgtgtgcgttgcatgcgtcgcctcCCTGGTGGTGGCGGGCGTTGCGTCGGAGGATGGCGAAGACTGAGAGACTGCTTTGTCGGCAGAAGGGAAGATCGTCTTTGCACAGTGTTGATTGTCACTTTTTCTTCGGTCTGTCTCTGGAAAAAGACGGAGGACGCGGAGATGGAGCAGAGGCCGAATAAACCTCAATCAGGAGGAAAAAAGTCTGTGTTTCAGAGACGCCAGATTTGTTCCAGAACGAAAAGGCATTTTTCCACctgagacggagacagcgagagggcGGGAAGGTACAatgcgaagaggaggagagagagaaacaaaggcaggtggagagaagaggagtgGCGACGCAAGTTGCGGAGGACTTTGTTTCATTTTTCCTGTTCTCCGTCCAATGTCATTTGAGAGAGAATCCCCTTGGCAGTTATGTTCTGAGACTTTTGACGGCCTCAAGTGCcatcgtctcctctccttttcgtccTTTGTGCTTTGCCTTGCTCGCCGTCATTGTGCGTCCGTTGCGCGCCTtccgcgcttctccttctgtctccttgcttcgctttcttcttcttccctcttcttctgcttctttcgtcCTCCGTGATtgttcccctctctccgtccgCTTGTTCTCGTCCGTTTCTCTTGTCCTTTCACCTGCGAGGCCGTGACGTCGCCTCGGCCTTTTTTTtgaggcgagaggcgcgccAACCACCTTGAATGACAGACTGTAAAAATCCGTACACCTGCGTCGAAAACTCCGTAGAGCCGTCAGTCCTCTGCAACTTCTTTTTTCGAGCGCGAAGGTCACAGTGCTGCTCGCATGCTGCGCTGCGATGCGTCTGAAGAATCGGCGCGTCTCGCCTCGACAAAAAAACGCCCAACTCCACACCCGGGCATCGCCACGATTTCTCTGGTCGCCTCGATTCCTTTCCCCCTCGACTCATGAGCTCCCCAAATTCGCCGCTTGCACATCTACTCCATACATGTATAAATCGATATAGCTACAGTTATATACAGAATAGAagtacatataaatatataaatatatatatatatatatgaaacAGACACGCATGCACCTGGCTACATGTGTGTAGTGAGAGAGATAgacaaatgcatgcatgcacgcataaACAAATAAAGGTGTGTGcacatataaacatatgtatatatatatatatatacatatacatacatatatacatatatacatagatatatgcaCTTTTATGTGAACTTGTGTGTCGTGCATGAAGGAACTCTTCAGCGTTTCTTTGTagttgtcttttctttgtgGCGTCGTCTGGTACCCATCAAGCGTACGGATACACTTTATCCAGTTTTCGTCGCGAGAGGTCCACGAAAAAGGCCTGCTCAAGCGTTAACATCCCTCTCCACTCCTGCCTTTTCACAGCGACTTCCATTACAGACGACAGTTTTATTTCTCGGACATGTTTCTGCGAATTCGAGTGGAGAGAGCCCAAACGGAGTCACGTGAGGTAACTGGCAGCTGCAAGAGTTTATGCGCGGAACGGCGCTGTCGAGCGCAGCTGTTGCTCAGGACTTGGAGCTCGAGCTTCTGTCGACGAATCCTTTCGAACtgcaaggagaaaaggaacgaaCTCTCAGCAACGACCCATCGGTAGAGAGTGTCTGCCGAGACGGTTTTTCTCAAGCGGTGACGAGAAGTGAACAAGgcgcgagggagacgagaggcaaAACCTCCGAGTTAGTCGCATGCGAGACGAAGCAATGCACAAACCTCGATGGTGCACCGAAAGCAACTCATGCGCGAAGATCTACAGGAAGCTGCTCTGCATTTGGATGTAGTGCCAGCGACAGGCGCGTGGATGTTTCCACCGAGGCTCTCCGAGGCGGTCGACTCCTCTCCTGAGGTTCGTCCAGTCAAGCATGGACTTCCTCACACGactcgagtctctctgtcgagttcGAGCCGCCTGGAAAGAAATGGAGCCAAGGCGCCGGGAG encodes the following:
- a CDS encoding SPRY domain-containing protein (encoded by transcript TGME49_221450) — translated: MQPNTVPPHPIFSNPSSSSLYSSASYPPCAPSAYSSSLSPCFYPPAASPSSSAACTSYSPSPSSFASSSAYPRSSSPSCPSLSVRTSSLRSPPSASVSFASAALAAPPQGSASGSSGGRETQRRAKAESKEASSLPANRRSPSSLSPVSSVSALRDEGSKPRPPSPRQRGRKNSALATASSLPRHAALKRPRSEEDREKEREGSSVAAPLPALGPSPHRQTLPFFSLQQHPHDQHARHGTYGIIARGVCEREKSEDAGNKRGRQNKTPQLRDDRPFVCFSWRYRDAFLTLSTDRLVVTGHKGWSSAFATHCSEKDKWYFEVEVLPCETQNLRFIGYSQESLPPLKAHWRVGWACRYQTYDVPIGGNLHSFALCGACNETPMLATGGLKRRLAGEASCRDLPLLKEGDIIGCFLTLHEPRWWLPDPRKDPKLHEFLQAGILCSPDAQPPCVVNEGAWIEFSVNGERLGRVFEGMIGNGVYHPAVSLYMGAKLRLNPGPNFSFPPPPSEGFQPCSEMRRPHIP